One genomic region from Nocardia vinacea encodes:
- a CDS encoding ABC transporter substrate-binding protein — MRRVGAIAAWVCAAMFLVPACGSGGSGGPGNTSGPVKVGVLTSLSGAATANYAGTEPGVKARFAAYQAANGKCAARGFDVVMGDDQSTPQGALTAAQKLVQQDHVYAVLPVSTYFYGAGQYAGTQASKTPFLGAGFDGGEQWFNPKYDNLFAATGGTDYNKTATTLGDYWKKIGGTKAAVLSYNTPSATKSAEGAALSAEHAGLTRGYVNIRIPFGTTDVGPYVLGIKESGADVLYAPVIPDTGFALMTGLRQAGVEMKSVLLATGYGADLLKSPPAIAAGQGVGFMTSFAPTEMNTEATRAFSAALKQHAGSETGIPSFSMAVGWVSADLLIEGLEKAGCNAGQEQLMSALRTDKTWTAGGLFPKPADFENRGSYSVGSPGNCTFISILRGDKFVPDTNGAPACGEQIPDLKVVPK; from the coding sequence ATGCGCAGAGTCGGTGCGATCGCAGCATGGGTGTGCGCCGCAATGTTTCTTGTTCCTGCGTGCGGCAGCGGCGGCTCCGGCGGCCCGGGCAATACGAGTGGGCCGGTCAAGGTGGGTGTGCTGACCTCGCTCAGCGGCGCCGCGACCGCCAACTACGCAGGTACCGAACCCGGAGTGAAAGCCCGCTTCGCCGCATACCAGGCGGCGAACGGGAAGTGCGCGGCACGCGGCTTCGACGTCGTCATGGGTGATGACCAGTCCACACCGCAGGGCGCGTTGACCGCGGCGCAGAAGTTGGTGCAGCAGGATCACGTCTACGCGGTGCTGCCGGTGAGCACGTACTTCTACGGCGCGGGGCAGTACGCGGGCACCCAGGCGAGCAAGACGCCGTTCCTCGGCGCCGGCTTCGACGGCGGCGAGCAGTGGTTCAACCCGAAGTACGACAATCTCTTCGCCGCGACGGGTGGTACCGACTACAACAAGACCGCGACGACCCTGGGTGACTACTGGAAGAAAATCGGCGGCACCAAGGCCGCCGTGCTCTCCTACAACACCCCGAGTGCCACGAAGTCGGCGGAAGGCGCGGCGCTGTCGGCCGAACACGCAGGGCTGACGCGCGGTTATGTCAACATCCGCATTCCGTTCGGGACCACCGATGTCGGTCCCTACGTCCTCGGCATCAAGGAATCCGGTGCCGATGTGCTGTACGCGCCGGTCATTCCGGACACCGGATTCGCGCTCATGACCGGTCTGCGGCAGGCCGGGGTCGAGATGAAGTCGGTGCTGCTGGCGACCGGCTACGGGGCGGACCTGCTGAAGTCGCCGCCGGCGATCGCGGCGGGCCAAGGCGTCGGTTTCATGACGTCCTTCGCACCGACGGAGATGAATACCGAAGCGACTCGGGCATTTTCGGCGGCACTCAAGCAGCACGCGGGCTCGGAGACCGGTATCCCGTCCTTCTCGATGGCGGTGGGCTGGGTCAGCGCCGACCTGTTGATCGAGGGGCTCGAGAAAGCCGGCTGCAATGCCGGCCAGGAGCAGTTGATGTCCGCGCTGCGCACCGATAAGACCTGGACCGCCGGTGGACTGTTCCCGAAGCCTGCCGATTTCGAGAACCGGGGCTCCTACTCGGTCGGCTCCCCGGGCAACTGCACCTTCATCTCGATCCTGCGCGGCGACAAGTTCGTGCCGGACACGAATGGCGCTCCGGCCTGCGGCGAGCAGATCCCGGATCTGAAGGTCGTGCCGAAGTAG